A portion of the Candidatus Pristimantibacillus lignocellulolyticus genome contains these proteins:
- the addB gene encoding helicase-exonuclease AddAB subunit AddB, whose product MSVRFILGRAGSGKTHYCLEQIRNELKSDPLGSPLILLTPEQASFQMEYELIDQGEPQGMLRAQALSFRRLAFRVMQETGGTALVPITETGKHMLLYKLVNRYASELQLFKNSEDQAGFIERLVNMITEWKRYGVSAEQVQQLIQTDKSEYSQLLQKKLHDMGLLYRYMEQELHHKYVDSEDYLSYMVQGLPHASSLKGCRVWVDGFHGLTPTEYEALGALMANSAHMTIALTLDREFGIDEPIDELNLFHQTAETYQRIAQLAEQYGIEIEESIILQSSGVSRFGNVEALAFLEKNYGKRKVYEPSNTQWSQDSAIQLAASANRRAEIEEIARQLLIQVHEHGYRWRDMAVLVRNLDGYSDYIELVFRRYQIPFFMDQKQKTLYHPFVEFISSALESIVHGWQYDAMFRCIKTEMLFPQDETIPREWFDILENYVLASGINGWKWNDTNYWKALATISLDEEEETAYHISDKAQRELDISLAARGSIMPPLEQLSDKLTKASNVRQMCQALYELLDDAQVAQRLERWSDEEQARGNLMMARTHRQLWGNVMGLLDELVELAGDEQVSTELFAGMIQAGLDSLQLASIPPSMDQVVIGTMERTRLSNVKACYIIGASDGVLPMRLQEDGLLSEADREQLVTDGLAMAPSSRRKLLDERFLIYQILTRASSKLWISYPLADEEGKSILPSEIIRQIRSQFPMINVQHIAIEPHLRMSEQEQRNFLAHPDAAMTYLIVMLREWKQGKKLPSLWWDLYNWYAIRPEYAHKLTALLRSLQFNNIEMPLQIETARGLYGSQMRMSVSRVERFVSCPFQHFSIYGLRLKERKQYRLEAPDMGQLFHAALGKLANQLGSSWGRMSHDKVKQEVSLIVDQLVPRLQSQILLSSERFRYIARKLKEIVMQAAIMLGEHAGRAEFNPVGTEVDFGPNGNMPALQVQLDNGNMLEIVGRIDRIDAAESDQGLLLRVLDYKSSSKALKLDEVIHGLSLQMLTYLDVLMTHGEGWLKQKVSPAGVLYFHVHNPLLQVKNRISSEEADDLMLKRYKMKGLLTADTTVVRMMDSELETGYSQILPVAVKKDDSFYSSASVVSHDQWDMLRGFVKTKIKNIGQEIQEGVVSVEPYQLADRTPCQFCDYKPVCQFDPVIEGNQYRKLAKTSEDEIWRELGE is encoded by the coding sequence ATGTCTGTTAGATTTATCCTCGGTCGAGCAGGAAGCGGTAAAACACATTACTGCTTAGAACAAATAAGAAATGAATTAAAGAGCGATCCACTCGGTTCTCCCCTCATTTTACTGACACCAGAGCAAGCATCATTCCAAATGGAGTATGAATTAATAGATCAGGGTGAACCGCAAGGGATGCTACGAGCGCAGGCTCTTAGTTTTCGTCGACTAGCATTTCGAGTTATGCAAGAAACAGGTGGTACTGCGCTTGTTCCCATTACTGAGACCGGGAAGCATATGCTTCTATACAAATTAGTTAATCGATATGCCTCGGAGCTTCAATTATTCAAAAATAGTGAAGATCAAGCAGGTTTTATCGAGAGACTTGTTAATATGATTACGGAATGGAAACGATATGGTGTTTCCGCGGAGCAAGTACAGCAATTAATTCAAACGGATAAATCTGAATATTCGCAACTACTGCAGAAGAAACTTCATGATATGGGATTGCTCTATCGATATATGGAGCAAGAACTACATCACAAGTATGTTGACTCGGAAGATTACTTATCTTACATGGTACAGGGTCTCCCGCATGCAAGTTCATTAAAGGGTTGTAGGGTATGGGTCGATGGTTTTCATGGTCTGACACCTACTGAATATGAAGCGTTAGGTGCTCTTATGGCTAATAGTGCACATATGACAATCGCATTAACACTTGATCGAGAATTTGGAATAGATGAACCAATTGATGAACTGAATTTATTCCATCAAACAGCTGAGACGTATCAAAGGATTGCGCAATTAGCCGAGCAGTATGGAATAGAAATTGAAGAGTCGATCATTTTACAATCTTCCGGTGTTTCTAGATTTGGAAATGTAGAAGCACTTGCTTTTTTGGAAAAAAATTATGGTAAGCGCAAAGTATATGAGCCTTCTAATACGCAGTGGAGTCAGGATTCAGCTATTCAATTAGCAGCCTCGGCAAATCGGCGAGCTGAAATCGAAGAAATAGCAAGACAATTGTTAATTCAAGTTCATGAACATGGTTATCGTTGGCGCGATATGGCAGTCTTAGTTCGTAACTTAGATGGTTATTCTGACTATATTGAACTTGTTTTCCGTCGATATCAAATTCCATTCTTTATGGATCAGAAGCAGAAAACATTATATCATCCCTTTGTAGAATTTATATCTTCTGCATTAGAAAGTATCGTTCACGGATGGCAATACGATGCGATGTTCCGCTGCATTAAGACGGAAATGCTATTCCCTCAAGATGAGACCATACCTAGGGAATGGTTTGATATACTAGAAAACTATGTGCTCGCTTCCGGTATTAATGGTTGGAAGTGGAACGACACCAACTACTGGAAAGCATTAGCTACCATATCGCTCGACGAAGAAGAAGAGACTGCTTATCATATTTCGGATAAAGCACAACGTGAACTAGACATTTCCTTGGCTGCTAGAGGGAGTATTATGCCCCCACTAGAGCAATTATCTGATAAGTTAACAAAAGCTAGTAATGTACGTCAGATGTGTCAAGCATTATATGAGCTACTTGATGATGCACAAGTCGCACAACGATTAGAGCGTTGGAGTGATGAAGAGCAAGCGCGAGGTAACTTGATGATGGCTCGTACACATCGACAGCTCTGGGGTAATGTGATGGGTCTATTAGATGAACTCGTCGAATTAGCTGGAGATGAGCAAGTTTCAACAGAATTATTTGCTGGAATGATTCAAGCTGGATTAGATAGTTTGCAATTAGCATCCATTCCACCATCAATGGATCAAGTTGTCATTGGAACGATGGAAAGAACTCGTCTATCTAATGTGAAGGCTTGCTACATTATTGGAGCATCAGATGGTGTATTGCCGATGCGATTACAAGAAGATGGATTATTGTCCGAAGCAGACCGTGAACAATTAGTTACAGATGGTCTTGCGATGGCACCTAGTTCACGCCGCAAATTACTAGATGAGCGCTTTTTAATCTATCAAATATTAACGAGAGCTTCTTCTAAGTTATGGATAAGCTATCCGTTAGCCGACGAAGAGGGGAAAAGTATTTTACCCTCAGAGATTATCAGGCAAATACGATCTCAATTTCCGATGATAAATGTTCAACATATTGCAATTGAACCTCATTTGAGAATGAGTGAACAGGAGCAACGTAATTTTCTTGCTCACCCAGATGCGGCGATGACGTATCTAATCGTTATGCTTCGTGAATGGAAACAAGGAAAGAAACTGCCTTCGTTATGGTGGGATCTATATAATTGGTATGCTATCAGGCCTGAATATGCTCATAAATTAACAGCGTTGCTTCGTTCACTACAATTTAACAATATCGAAATGCCATTGCAAATAGAGACAGCAAGAGGGTTGTATGGCTCGCAAATGCGGATGAGTGTATCACGTGTCGAACGATTCGTATCGTGTCCATTCCAGCATTTCTCGATCTATGGACTACGTCTGAAGGAACGGAAGCAGTATCGGCTAGAGGCACCCGATATGGGACAATTATTCCATGCAGCACTCGGGAAATTAGCGAATCAACTTGGTAGTAGTTGGGGAAGAATGTCTCACGATAAGGTGAAGCAAGAAGTTAGTCTTATCGTTGATCAACTTGTACCTAGACTTCAATCGCAAATATTACTAAGTAGTGAGCGATTCCGCTACATTGCTCGCAAATTGAAAGAGATCGTTATGCAAGCTGCAATTATGCTTGGGGAACACGCTGGACGAGCTGAATTTAACCCCGTAGGTACAGAAGTTGATTTTGGTCCTAATGGTAATATGCCTGCACTGCAAGTTCAACTTGATAATGGCAATATGTTAGAAATAGTAGGTCGTATTGACAGAATAGATGCTGCCGAGAGTGATCAAGGCCTGTTACTTCGTGTGTTAGATTATAAGTCTAGTAGTAAGGCTTTGAAGTTGGATGAAGTTATACATGGTTTATCACTTCAGATGTTAACCTATCTCGATGTATTGATGACTCATGGAGAAGGCTGGCTGAAACAGAAAGTTTCACCTGCTGGAGTGCTATATTTCCATGTTCATAACCCACTATTGCAAGTGAAAAATCGAATTAGTAGTGAAGAAGCAGATGATCTTATGTTGAAACGCTATAAGATGAAGGGTTTATTGACTGCTGATACAACTGTTGTTCGTATGATGGACAGTGAGCTAGAAACAGGATATTCGCAAATTCTGCCTGTAGCAGTGAAGAAAGATGATAGCTTCTATAGCAGTGCTTCCGTTGTCAGTCATGATCAGTGGGATATGTTACGTGGGTTTGTTAAAACTAAAATAAAGAACATAGGTCAAGAAATTCAAGAAGGTGTTGTATCTGTAGAGCCATATCAGTTAGCAGACCGAACACCGTGTCAATTTTGCGACTATAAACCAGTATGTCAGTTTGATCCAGTAATTGAAGGTAATCAATATCGTAAATTAGCTAAAACCTCCGAGGATGAGATTTGGCGTGAGTTAGGGGAGTGA